Proteins from a single region of Verrucomicrobiales bacterium:
- a CDS encoding DUF2249 domain-containing protein, translating to MIRVKAQSSEITDKWSMKEAVVNVDVRGLEPPQPMVVILETLSEMPESAELHARTDRRPLHLYPLLEQRGFTGETEEQNDGSFITIIRRA from the coding sequence TTGATCCGTGTCAAAGCGCAGAGTTCGGAAATCACCGATAAATGGAGCATGAAGGAAGCGGTAGTGAATGTGGACGTGCGCGGACTGGAACCACCCCAGCCGATGGTGGTCATTTTGGAAACGCTCTCAGAGATGCCAGAAAGCGCGGAATTGCATGCACGTACGGATCGTCGTCCTTTGCACCTTTACCCGTTGCTGGAGCAACGCGGTTTCACCGGCGAAACAGAGGAACAAAATGACGGAAGCTTTATCACCATCATCCGCCGCGCTTAA